Genomic window (Carassius carassius chromosome 36, fCarCar2.1, whole genome shotgun sequence):
acttaAGTTActaatctataaaataaaatgtaagcatattaaattaatgttatattaccgtattaataaatataatattatcacaatagatattaatatatattaatatttatatctaATGTTGCCTAaacaaattatgtatttaaaaaatataatgtttttcttttttttttcaagttaacattttttgaaaaaatgtttttgaataatacatattaaatctTCGTAACAGTTTAAAGTCAGGACATTGAACGATATATTATCTTAGAAGGCAATggcaaataaacatacaaaaactTGACCAACTCACCCATGGTAGTGTCCATGACTGCCATAACAGTCCTCTCCAACGTCTTCGTTCATCAGTAGATTGTCTTTACTTCTGTTCCTCTTTTCAATTGTGTGATACTTTGAATGATTTCCATCCTCCAGAACAGGTCTCCTTTGATTCATGCTTCCAACTGAGGCAGTTCACGTCCGAAATGTGAATACAGCAAAGCTAACACATCCTGTTATCCAAACATCCAgctgtgagtgattgagtgtgcgCTACACACTGGCAAGTCACCATCTTCTACAATCCTTTGTTATGTTCCCAGTTAAGTCTTGAGACGTAGTGCAGAGCACAGAGGAATTCTGAATGTTCTTTTCCACTCATTGGCAATAAATTAGAAATATAACAATCTTCATGCTGGTTTACGaaatcaaaaaatgttttatttgatcaaactcaATTAAGCTTAAAGTGTTTAGTCCTGATTTCATCATTAGACAGATAACAGAATCCACTGATTAGAAACATTTTCAATTTGAAGAAACATTGAAGAAATCGTAGAAATGTCTCATGCAGCTCCCTCACCTTTCAAAATATGTTTACTTTACATTCCTCTCTGTTTGTAGGAACGGTGATTTAAAATCTGCTTTCAGCTTCCAAAATCAAAACCCAGTGACGGAGTGCAGATATAGAATCCCTTTGGGTCTGTTTCAGCTTTCCCAATAAACCTCCTGTGTGTTCATTACGAGCGCCCAGCTCTCTGTAAACTGTGGGAAAGGGCTTCAATGGAATTCCAGACTGACCAATTGTCAATGTACAATCAGTGGCGGCATCACAATTTTGATTtgctttatttttcttctctctggCATTCTTTCTCCCACAGTCccccatctgtgtgtgtgtgtgtgtgtgtgtgtacagtatacccACATGACTAAATGTGTACGTGCTGTAGTGGTCAGTATCTTCTGCCTCAGAAGTCTTAACTGAGTATGTGAGCCAAACCGATGGGTCAAAAGGCAACTCACACAGTGGATCATGGGAAGCCACTGTCTTGTTTCTATACTCATGTTGATAGGCCCTGATAATGATGACTATCAGAGTGACTATTTTTAgactatttcttatatatatatatatatctatatatataatttttttttcagattttatttatttattttgctaaatatataatGATCTTTGCTATGACTAGCAAACCTCCATGTACCCACATTACTAGCAatgtatatgtattatacatataTGAAGTTAATATAGTCATGTCCTTCTAAACTAAGTCAAGTGGATGTTAAATTCAATTTAAGTTATaaatgcacaactgttttcaacattgatagaaatgtttattgagcaccaaatcagcattttaaaattatttctttatttctttcttattaatggatcatgtggcactgaagactctagtaatgactgctgaaaatttagcattCCCATCACAGgagtaagttacattttaaaatatgttacagTAGAAAacatagtaataatattttacaatatctgATTTtactttttcatcaaataaatgcagccttgcttgatcattaaagatttatttcaaaaacatcttaccaaccacaaacttttgaacaaaagCTTATCACTTAGATATTAATCAATTTTGTGTATTAATACAAAAAATCTAAACTGTGACACTCCATGACTAAATTGAATCACTTCAATGAAGTCTGTAGGTTATTTGCTGTGAACGCAAAATTCCAcgcaaaaataatgtaatataaatgatatattgtgttacaaaaaatgaactttttcaaAATATTGTACTATTTTAAGATGCACCATATATGCATCTcatgaaatgttcatttttttgtaacatttcaaaaagcaaactttcatatattctagattcattacatgtaaagttaaacatttaaaaaactttttaagaccttttttttcattagagcttacagctcatcAAACATCctttatatctcaaaatatcAGAATATTTCCTAAAATattccagaaggaaacacgatgcattaagagcctttaagagatgcattaagagatgcattaagagaaaacttttgaacaggatgaagatgtccaaatttatttatttttttcccatttaataCTGCCTTTcggaagcaacagaagatacatGCATGTTTCCCAGAAAACAAATTTTCACCCCCGGTTCTTAATGCATCaggtttccttctggagcatcagtgaatgtttgaaccttttttccCTCCAATATCTCACAGTGACTCCCACATAAACCCAGGGCAAGGTCCTGCTCACAAAACACTTCAGCAGAACTGGACTTTTTGTTTAGTCTTTGGCAGGACAAAATCTGGCAGGATTCTTTGCTGTAAATAGACATAGTACAGATGGTTTAACATATACACGTAACAACTGACATATTTACCCAAGGACAGCGATGCTAATAGTGGCCCACACACTATGCAGCTTGTTTTAAGCGTGTTAATTATCTCTGTCCAGCCAATGAATCACGACAAACAACAGGCCACCCACGTCAATGGGGACACTGCTGTGCACCCTTATTTCAATGTGCCTGGTCACCTAAAAGCTTTTTATTGTCAGAACatcataaaacctttttttataaatcttaatGAATGCAGTCTAATAAAGTGCTCAGTAAATATTTTTAGGAGCACATTACCAGTTTTTACTGTGTAACCAACAATATGAATTTATATCATGCAACTGCGACTGTTTCTGTAATTATGACTTTAAATCTCCCAAAGTGACTCTTTATGTTGCAATGTGATTGGATCTTGAAATTGCAACTTTATTACTCGTAACAAAGTTGTTATAGTTTAATACAGGGTTTTTGATTTAGttggtttttatttcattttcgatttaaaattattttgttttgtttccattATTGTACCAAGTCTGTTAGTTAATAGTTACATTAATTTATGGTTTAgtctttatttctatttttcaaaTGAGTAAATTACCTGGCAGGGGACAAATTTGTGTTGTTAAAATGATTCCTTATTCAGTCCAACATGACATAATTTTGCCCACATTTTATGGATTTTTGGACAACTGCATGTCCTCTGATGGTCTTAATACTTGTTCAAATGAGGGTGGGCTTTACTTATTGATGGTAATTCAGACTTGTTGAACTTCTATCATAATTGAATTCTGCCAAGAGTGCAAATAAATTAAGATTCTTTAAAAGCCATATTTAgagtataaataaaatgttaaatggtaTTTCTCCATCAGTCACTTATTATCTCTTCACTGTCATTGCTTGTCTGCTTGATTTAAATCAAAGAGGTTATGACTTGATTAAAGGTCCTGTCTCTGATTTAGGAGATGGCCATCTAAATCATCATGTAGAATTATGATGGACAGTTACATTTTAGGGAATGCTAGGGCCATTTCATGAAACTGTAGTCCAAAGTATTCAAACCAAAAAAGAATTTCAATATCATGTTAAAAATCAAAGGATCATTTCTGTTTCGGTTTGAAGCAATGTGTGATAGTTTCAGTTCAGTTCTTAGTTAGGTTTTTTGgtatttagtttcacttttagaGTAAGTTCCAGTAAACTCTAATAACTTTCCTAACTCTCAGGACTTTGGCTTCTTATGACTTCATTTCTCTTAACTGTGACCTCATGGGATTATGTGACTTTATTCCTCTGTGAATTCATACCTTACAGtgttactttgttttattttatattcaagatagatttgtacacatttttattttatattgctttattttaacCTCTATCTcacaattaccatttttatttttactctgaAAGTGGCGAAAACAGGCTTTGAGTAAAATCTCTTGCAAACATTCAATTGAGAATTCCTGGAAATTTCCCGTGTTGATAGTTTGACAGTTTCTTTCAGACTGAATTATTTGGTTTAATTTAGCATGGTTccatgtaaataaaacattttagtaatGACACAGTTCCCTTTATTCATAACAAAAAAAGATGATGAATATTTTGGGCCTTGACCCAGGATTAAAAAACATGGTGGACTTAATCACAATGCCAAAAGGTTAATTCTTTGCTTTTTTAGAAAAGCTCACAGACAAAAGTGCAAGTTTTTAGTGACTCCAGATGATAAGTTGTTCCACTTTAATGCAAAAGCTTCCAAAGCTTCAgcgatttattttaaattcggaATCTCAACTCTTCTGATCTTCATAGTCACCGATTTGATTTTGACAAGTGTGCCATTTTTGGTCCAGGTGTCCCAGTGCATATGTGACTGGGTGGAGAGATCTTGATCCAGTGGTGAGCCATTCAGATTTGCCTTGCCACACTGATTAAACCACCATCCTGTGTTATTCTGGTTCACACTGCAGCTCTCAACAGCTTTATTAGCAAAAGTGCAGAATGGAGAACAACCGTCGTTGTCAACGTCAGAGGTACTGAAAGGGGCTGTGTCTTGATTCTGCTCTTGGTCATACCCTCGAAAAGCATCACCTGCAGAAAGAGGAACTGATAGTAGGTTTCTAGACTGTACAACTCATAAATTAATCATCAGCGGGCCCACATGGAGTAAGTGGACATTATTTGCATTTCCCATGctaattttgaagaaaaaagcAGTGTTATAGGAATAATATTTGCTATTGGCTGACCTGCACTACCAGCATATCTGCCAAGGTGTATTGCAAAGAATTTAGTTTCGTCTTCAAGCCAGAAATTGTCATATGAAGCATAGGCGGGGGTGTCATCTTGCGAGACCAGAGACACGTGCAGCTGGAAGCGTGTGTTTCTTTGATTGACAATATTGAAGATTTTTCTCAAACCCAACCAGTGTTCACCTTCAGAGACACAGATATATTCAATACCCATTTTATTTGTCTTAAAGTCATTAACTGTATACAGTAACTGAAACCTGTATGAGTCTCTTTCTTCTGTTGATaatttgaataaagttgttaaccaaacagttgctgatagCCATTTTTTCCCTAGAATTTGGAAGTCAATGATTACttgtttggttactaacattctaaaaataaataaaaatcttcttttgcattcaacagaagaaagaaacttatacaagtttggaacaacgaGGGTGgataaataatgacataattaaaatttttgggtgaaatttcCCATTAACTGACTAACTGTAGCCTACCTGGTAAGTGTCCAAATCCATCCAAGTACTGTGACCACATTTGTTTGAAGTCAGTGAGTCCATCCATCCGTCTCTGTATTACTGTCCATCCACCCTCCATGTAATCCATCTCACAGAACACCTGTTAGATGGCCAGGTTAAGATACTTAATTCATCATGTGTAAACCTAAAACCATGTTTGATTTGCTTTCAGATTAAAATAACTATGGTTGGAAGTTTTTACACAAAACTAAAAGAATGTACTTTCCTCAAAGGAAACATCTGTGTTTTCTGGCTGAATTATATAAATCCCACTAGGGATTTTTGGAGAAACGGCACCTAGCGTCTCTTGGATGTCACTACAGTCTTTCCCTGTGGAATGAAAGGGAATTCACTATAAGgatgtgtaaataataaatattttgcaaaACGTTTGACAGCATGTTAAATATCTCACCGTGGGACTCCATGGGCTTTACCGAAAAGATGTCACTGTTGCTTCTCTGCACATCTGAACTGAGTGTGTTTACTTTGGCCATAAGCTCAGTTATCTAGAAAAAGACATCAAACCAATGAGTTGAAGAATGCAGAAGAGGACATGCAGTTTGAAAGTTTGGACATTTTTGAATACCTGACTTGATAGAAATTCTGAGGATTTCTGCTGTTCATCAATGAGATCTCTGATCAACTTCCTAGTGTTTCTTGTATATGACACTATGGTATGCTGGAGGTTATCTAAGACAAACAACCTGCATTAAACTCTGTGAGAACCACAGTGAGTTTAAAAAAGTGACAAAGAGTAAATGTAAAgtgtatgtacatttttttatatgttacccttgaccacaaaaccagtcataattgGCATATTtgcaatagttgtatctcagctagatattgtcctatcctaacaaatcatacatcaatagaaaacttatttattcagctttatttcagactcatatgaatggttttgtggtccagggtaacataTGCATATGCACAGGGTGCACTGTGTGCTgtgcacaaaaaaaatgtaaaacctaCTACACAAGGAATGTTTCTCATCACGCATTAGCTTTGCAGTCATTTCACATGGCATAGTGCATTTGTctttgtctgtgtctctgtgataATGCTCTTTTTGGCCTTGTAGAGAGGCATCCTCAGATTCCCCAGTCAATATAGCAGGATCATTGTGATTAGTACTGCTATTCTAAGACAAACAAAATATACCACACATTATTACATATTCAGAAGTTGGATTATAcaacaaaatattcatttaaagtataaggaatttgtaaaataaaatgtaaatatgatttaTAGGATTATTTAACATTAACTTAAATGTACCCTTTTCCAGTTTTTATATAAGCACCATATGTTGACTTTATTGTGATAAGAATGAAATACTGATAAATATTTTGCAAGAatctaaataaaaactttaaggtttattaacattaattacaGATTAATTACAGAAAGGAGAAGTTTACAACACTCACCACAGCTGATGATGCAAGAAGATGCAGAAATAAAGTGGTCCAGATCATTTTGGTGTACGCAGCGGTcccacatgtgaaagtgtgaagaTGTGCTCCTTCCAATGAGACGGCAGTTTTCTCCAGCATTCTCTTGTGGACCGAACTGCCTCTTTgcttcagaagaagaagaaaaaaaaagaaagaaagaaaacctcACAAAAACGACAAACAGCTGTTCTCACCTCAACAAAAAGTGTCCAGACCAATTCTGTTTCATTCTAAAgtacttttgttttattgtacTCCGACAACATCCTGTATTGGCTATGAAAACCAGATGCTGAAATGTGACACTTCTTTCTGTTGAGGTGGGAATCAGCGGGACCCAGAGCAGCATACACAAATGCATTCCTTCCAGAAACACATGAAAATCCTGGACATGGAAGAATGAAATGCTGTGAATCTAGAGGATGGCACTAGTAATGACAAAGTAACCCATCTTACgacccattcacaccaag
Coding sequences:
- the angptl5 gene encoding angiopoietin-related protein 5; translation: MLEKTAVSLEGAHLHTFTCGTAAYTKMIWTTLFLHLLASSAVVSVVNNHNDPAILTGESEDASLQGQKEHYHRDTDKDKCTMPCEMTAKLMRDEKHSLCNNLQHTIVSYTRNTRKLIRDLIDEQQKSSEFLSSQITELMAKVNTLSSDVQRSNSDIFSVKPMESHGKDCSDIQETLGAVSPKIPSGIYIIQPENTDVSFEVFCEMDYMEGGWTVIQRRMDGLTDFKQMWSQYLDGFGHLPGEHWLGLRKIFNIVNQRNTRFQLHVSLVSQDDTPAYASYDNFWLEDETKFFAIHLGRYAGSAGDAFRGYDQEQNQDTAPFSTSDVDNDGCSPFCTFANKAVESCSVNQNNTGWWFNQCGKANLNGSPLDQDLSTQSHMHWDTWTKNGTLVKIKSVTMKIRRVEIPNLK